A genomic window from Silene latifolia isolate original U9 population chromosome 11, ASM4854445v1, whole genome shotgun sequence includes:
- the LOC141613805 gene encoding uncharacterized protein LOC141613805 gives MRAFSSLSKASGLTMNNAKSEIFFNGVAEDIKEGIKLVTGFREGTMPFRYLGVPIKAGRLTKLECTALTEKMVARIRGLGAKKLSYAGRLTLINDVLNTLQNYLAQMFIIPKSIINNIMAICRNYLWDGSPDYHRVPLVAWDKVTLPKTEGGLGIKKADVWNIATVGKLVDWIYCKADRLLIKWINDVYIKNHDWHSYTPLADATWVWKNICKVKEKLKNGYVDSIWTVSPNGYSIKSGYEWLSPAHIQLNWSALVWNNWIIPKHSMTTWLRMQEGMNVKTFVYSSKVQSYLVQWYGGCFPTVNDLITAARNSIQWKMNVAMFNAFNYSIWYQRNNVRVNEWILRPEKVAARIEEDVSRIVKQKCRAIDDQAVLVWLQTMGVT, from the exons ATGAGAGCTTTCTCATCTTTATCTAAGGCTTCAGGCTTGACTATGAATAATGCAAAGTCTGAAATTTTCTTTAATGGAGTTGCAGAAGACATTAAGGAAGGTATCAAATTGGTTACTGGTTTCAGAGAAGGCACCATGCCATTCAGGTATTTGGGAGTGCCTATAAAGGCAGGAAGACTGACAAAGCTTGAATGCACTGCTCTAACTGAAAAGATGGTAGCTAGGATTCGAGGTCTGGGGGCAAAAAAACTTTCATATGCTGGCAGGTTGACTCTCATCAATGATGTCCTTAATACCCTTCAGAATTATTTGGCTCAAATGTTCATTATCCCCAAGAGCATTATAAACAATATTATGGCTATCTGTAGGAACTATCTATGGGATGGCTCTCCTGACTACCACAGGGTTCCTCTTGTAGCCTGGGATAAGGTTACTTTGCCTAAAACAGAAGGTGGATTGGGGATTAAAAAAGCTGATGTTTGGAATATAGCCACTGTGGGTAAATTGGTTGACTGGATTTATTGTAAAGCTGATAGACTTTTGATCAAATGGATCAATGATGTGTATATCAAGAATCATGACTGGCATAGCTATACTCCCCTTGCTGATGCAACATGGGTATGGAAGAATATCTGCAAAGTAAAGGAAAAACTCAAGAATGGGTATGTTGATAGCATATGGACTGTGAGTCCTAATGGGTACTCTATCAAGAGTGGATATGAATGGCTCTCTCCTGCTCATATTCAGCTTAACTGGTCTGCACTTGTGTGGAACAATTGGATTATTCCTAAACATTCTATGACTACTTGGCTTAGAATGCAGGAAGGCATGAATGTGAAGA CTTTTGTGTATTCTTCAAAAGTTCAGTCCTATTTAGTGCAATGGTATGGAGGCTGCTTCCCCACGGTGAATGACTTGATAACAGCTGCTAGGAACAGTATTCAGTGGAAGATGAATGTTGCTATGTTCAATGCTTTTAATTACTCTATATGGTATCAAAGAAACAATGTTAGGGTCAATGAATGGATTTTGAGACCTGAAAAAGTTGCAGCACGAATTGAGGAGGATGTTAGTAGGATAGTTAAGCAGAAATGTAGGGCTATTGATGACCAGGCAGTTCTTGTTTGGTTGCAAACTATGGGAGTGACTTGA